One genomic segment of Desulforamulus reducens MI-1 includes these proteins:
- a CDS encoding DUF6573 family protein, whose protein sequence is MDVSQTARQAGFKYPVAVTQAVLTEVITPDEIAKKKGQTEAGRLWDVLWMCSVAARCSKGQAEIRFKLEVVKGKCREFVKLKALCHPGDKEEPVITIMLPDED, encoded by the coding sequence ATAGATGTTTCTCAAACTGCCAGACAAGCAGGATTTAAATATCCTGTAGCTGTTACCCAGGCAGTGTTGACGGAGGTTATCACCCCCGATGAAATAGCTAAAAAGAAAGGACAGACTGAAGCCGGTAGGCTGTGGGATGTATTATGGATGTGTTCTGTTGCAGCAAGATGTAGCAAGGGCCAAGCAGAAATAAGATTCAAACTTGAAGTAGTAAAGGGTAAGTGCAGAGAATTTGTAAAACTGAAGGCATTGTGTCACCCGGGTGATAAGGAAGAACCAGTTATCACTATAATGCTGCCGGATGAAGATTAG
- a CDS encoding DUF2786 domain-containing protein: MMIDEKIINKIRKVLALTKSTYQEEAQAALLKAQELMAQHGLTMAEIEISQETGKEKQVEDICISEKRRNTWFEKSLAGIIGENFRCHPYAVLGEGIYFIGLKEDVEIAKEVYLYALNTMLYLSNNYVKTNRNPVVSINSRHLKNDYLTGFLKGLRDKFKEQIESKGYALILAKDALVIQTVNEKKLQKGQKSRIVTGGSADAKEAGYRDGKSFNEKQKIIH, encoded by the coding sequence ATGATGATAGATGAGAAAATCATTAATAAAATACGTAAAGTGCTTGCGCTAACGAAGAGTACCTATCAAGAAGAAGCACAGGCGGCACTATTAAAAGCACAGGAGTTAATGGCACAACACGGACTAACCATGGCTGAAATTGAGATATCACAGGAAACAGGCAAGGAAAAACAAGTGGAAGATATCTGTATTTCAGAAAAGCGAAGAAATACTTGGTTTGAAAAAAGCCTAGCTGGGATTATCGGTGAAAACTTTCGTTGCCATCCATATGCAGTACTGGGAGAAGGAATTTACTTTATAGGTTTAAAGGAAGATGTGGAAATAGCAAAAGAAGTTTACCTGTATGCACTCAACACCATGCTCTATTTATCAAATAACTACGTGAAAACGAATCGTAACCCAGTAGTGAGCATAAACAGTAGGCATCTAAAAAATGATTATTTGACTGGGTTTCTCAAAGGACTAAGGGATAAGTTTAAGGAGCAGATTGAATCTAAGGGTTATGCTTTAATCCTGGCTAAGGATGCTTTGGTCATTCAAACCGTAAACGAGAAAAAGTTACAAAAGGGTCAGAAAAGTAGGATTGTAACTGGTGGCTCAGCAGATGCCAAGGAAGCTGGCTATCGAGATGGAAAAAGCTTTAATGAAAAGCAGAAGATTATTCACTGA
- a CDS encoding ParA family protein — MSKKNIKIYAFYNNKGGVGKTTLCFNAASLYAQKNPNTQVLVIDMCPQANISQFLLGGGQQGYKTTQKLQSLAGRKNVVGFIDWLLKGNSNFKTPNTSYKINVSSYNKHIPTNVYLIAGDSFLESLSLALNYAVINPANTQAWKEYMTAIRRLCEYEYEYEKLENLVVFIDCNPSFSIYTQMALTSSDYLIIPMMADHSSEEGIKSILMLLYDQYPSVAIKKYAENVITYNKQIKNFELKLPLIFEFVFNNYTSNQGIANAFQSIKSELMEFCYKQFNKFPNLFYPASNVKDESDWEQYFVSDVKDFHTAGKVSAALGIPICNLPNSTKYTMPNNNEVVIPKGNYTQAVDDVKAFVNKIL, encoded by the coding sequence ATGTCAAAGAAAAATATAAAAATTTATGCCTTCTATAACAATAAGGGAGGAGTAGGGAAAACTACTCTTTGTTTTAATGCTGCGTCACTTTATGCTCAAAAGAACCCTAACACACAAGTTTTAGTAATTGATATGTGTCCACAAGCTAATATATCTCAGTTTTTATTAGGTGGTGGCCAACAAGGATATAAAACAACCCAAAAATTACAGTCTCTAGCTGGAAGAAAAAATGTAGTTGGTTTTATAGATTGGTTATTAAAAGGAAATTCGAATTTTAAAACGCCTAACACTTCCTATAAAATTAATGTTTCTTCTTACAATAAGCATATACCAACTAATGTATATTTAATTGCAGGTGATTCGTTTTTGGAATCCCTTTCCTTAGCATTAAATTATGCAGTAATTAACCCGGCTAATACCCAAGCTTGGAAAGAATATATGACAGCAATTAGAAGGTTATGTGAATATGAATATGAATATGAAAAATTGGAAAACTTAGTGGTTTTTATAGATTGTAATCCTAGCTTTTCTATATATACACAAATGGCATTGACATCTTCAGATTATTTAATTATTCCCATGATGGCAGACCATAGTTCTGAAGAAGGTATAAAATCAATTTTAATGTTACTTTATGATCAATACCCATCAGTAGCTATAAAAAAATATGCAGAAAATGTTATTACTTATAATAAACAAATTAAGAATTTTGAATTAAAACTTCCATTGATTTTTGAATTCGTATTTAATAATTATACTTCTAATCAAGGGATTGCCAACGCATTTCAATCTATAAAATCTGAACTAATGGAATTCTGCTATAAACAATTTAATAAATTCCCGAATCTATTTTATCCGGCAAGTAATGTTAAAGATGAGTCTGACTGGGAGCAATATTTTGTTTCTGATGTAAAAGATTTTCACACAGCAGGAAAAGTATCAGCTGCACTTGGAATTCCTATTTGTAATTTACCTAACTCAACAAAATATACTATGCCGAATAATAATGAGGTTGTCATACCTAAAGGAAATTATACTCAAGCAGTGGATGATGTAAAGGCTTTCGTAAACAAAATATTATAG
- a CDS encoding helix-turn-helix transcriptional regulator, producing MDILKSLTDLNSVGGRIRYYRLAHGLLQEDVATKAGIDVCTVKRYENNQREESLEICNKIAEAIGIDPKLLYDEYLSFTASDYGKRIKSSRIKLNLTQQDFGQLLGVHRKTVVCWEKARKKPLREHYLLLAKFL from the coding sequence GTGGATATTTTAAAAAGCTTAACGGATTTGAATTCTGTTGGCGGTAGGATTAGATATTACCGGTTAGCTCATGGTCTTCTTCAAGAAGATGTAGCCACAAAAGCCGGTATAGATGTTTGTACAGTAAAAAGATATGAGAACAACCAACGTGAGGAATCTCTTGAGATATGTAATAAAATAGCGGAGGCTATTGGAATTGATCCAAAACTATTATACGATGAATATTTGTCTTTTACCGCATCCGACTACGGTAAAAGAATTAAATCATCCCGCATTAAGTTAAATCTTACTCAGCAGGACTTTGGTCAACTTTTAGGTGTACATAGAAAAACTGTTGTCTGCTGGGAGAAAGCCCGTAAAAAACCCCTAAGAGAACACTATTTATTGCTTGCTAAATTTTTATGA
- a CDS encoding sigma factor, protein MLSGLWTVTVLSVVNGVMALVSYIANNTFPQPLKEVEEARYLALLAEGDEMARNILTERNLRLVAHIVKKFDSTGEDVDDLISIGTIGLIKAINTFKADKGTRLATYAARCIENAILP, encoded by the coding sequence ATGCTATCCGGCCTTTGGACAGTTACTGTCCTGTCGGTTGTTAACGGCGTAATGGCACTGGTTTCTTATATTGCCAACAACACTTTTCCCCAGCCCTTAAAAGAAGTGGAAGAAGCTCGTTATTTGGCATTATTGGCTGAAGGAGATGAAATGGCAAGGAATATCCTAACTGAAAGAAATCTCCGCTTAGTTGCTCATATTGTGAAAAAATTTGATTCTACTGGCGAAGATGTGGATGACTTAATCTCCATCGGGACCATTGGATTAATTAAAGCCATTAATACCTTTAAAGCTGATAAGGGCACCCGTCTAGCAACCTATGCCGCCCGATGTATTGAGAATGCAATTCTCCCATAA
- a CDS encoding SpvB/TcaC N-terminal domain-containing protein — protein sequence MGNKIKSFTNQKDKSKISFTELSLPKGGGAIKGIGETFQPDPFSGTANLSIPVQMSPCRDFEPKISLNYNSGTGNGIFGIGFSISIPNISRKTEKGIPRYNDTDTFLFSNAEDLVSKMVKNQEGSWVKEERHVEENRVGWKVLSYIPRIEGLFAQIEYWQNSWESFWKVTTKDNTTSIYGQSENARIADPHDNTRVFKWLIEKTYDAKGNKIEYFYKQEDNENAPDNICEKNRTYATNKYVSSIKYGNYLDGKGEEAWAFEVVFDYGQYDISDQYLSQPGCNPYIPARKWPARQDPFSSYRSGFEIRTLRLCRNILMFHHFKKELGETPCLVKATQLTYREPAQQLQNSNNPFTKILQLSQVELKGFKRKENGSYQFRSMPSLKLTYSCLMPAGGKFDTLKVGNSTAVPVSTGQIRYNFVDLYGDGIPGLLYSDDKATLYWKPKGNGEYEYPEPAAQFPIEKDLKKGEYTLVSLEGNGRLDLVVGTPQRGGFYEGNPDGSWHSYRDFATYPLDFTNSHKEMIDMNGDGLADLLLYEDNTAKIYPSLKKKGYGIPTRASLSEDYPTTSNGYAEEVLSYADMFGDGMAHRVRIRNGSVECWPNLGHGRFGKRVLFANAPRFGDTLDASRLFLADLDGTGMTDLIYAYPDKVQVFFNQGGNSFSPPLSIPLPETYSNLDQLGFADVKGNGTACLVFIKTGANAKQYYYDFSEGTKPYLLTGIDNNLGALTNIKYTSSVKYYLHDKMAGKPWKTKLPFPVQVVEKVESIDKISGLKLTTQYKYHDGFYDSVEREFRGFGFVEETDSEDFFTYAKPGLLENVAFYGLEEEHHVPPVLTKRWYHIGACIEEGVVSKQCEKEYYQQDKRGFSIPDSTFDDVVRQGCAETLRQAYRALKGQVIREEVYALDYIEGRTGHPYTVTETNFHVRLIQPLIGENRAVFSVYKKETVSFNYERNPNDPQIQHEFILAVDDFGNVKKSCRVFYPRRATPKDAVSVVHPEQTKIKAIVDLHSFINNSLDFWLLGISYESKTLEIGALDLQGQACFSFTKIKDQVGRALQNCIRNDEKFSSDKVQARLLSWERNYFWNEAQDAPLPLGQITDKALLHHSEEAVFSQELLNTVFNGKATIDMLEKEGGYAFQEGYWWNRGLVQHYLKDRFLLPWKTENSYTSFPSSLYAKAVYEYDQYSLAPVKATKFITDKITNTSSALLDYTILLPVQITDINDNVSQAFFDPLGMVIATSVFGTMGGKPAGDRDLKEYKAIPQVDTTFDDVLANPHKYLQDATTYFYYDLSAWKNKGQPARSVQLTRETHVSDLAAGEKSGMHIQINYSDGFGREIEKKLKADAGEAVLRDNAGKPVYDAAGKIVKDFAQDRWIVSGRTVYNNKAKPIKQFIPYFSATPDYELQKDIDPILPKPTIIYYDPLLRVVKTVNPKGFFSKVEFTPWEEKHFDENDTVRDSVYFKNFKETYSKDPSQEQRDEKDALDKASRSYNTPDTKVLDNTGQTFLEIRNNLGEITKDILQDIVKGTEVNCQELWDELKSKGYIETGDPPSAMGWVSGKFRPYFKGFMLGLDGRYKQFEEKIINLLKENCLTTYHELDIQGNVLFSVDPRLYYSNLKDHTDYYNFKYVYDMQKKPLSVDSADAGLKLSLSNIFGNTVHSWDSRGFHTRKMYDSLQRCVQIGVEGNDGRGLVLHQAVEKFVYGEFYEEKEEASKDKNLRGQVYKHFDQAGVVTCNLYNLKGKAVQTDRQFLADYKKEANWDNVNKSSLADELFSIGCSYDALERVISETAPDGSIYTHIYNQAGLLRKVVVAFKDGSEEEFIKDIQYNANGQRLKIIYGNGVTTEYSYTDPALRLTDILSLKPDSNNTKDFKGCLLQKIHYTYDPVGNVTRLRDNSYPTVFYNQQKVEPLSDYSYNPLYQLVSATGRQHPGIFDGSHRDGFKQSKFIPIKSSNPNDGTSLENYRQDYQYDEAGNLTNIRHISSSTSWTRQLDISKGTNRTVQIASLNGAKNFFKTAYDPCGNMLNLENLASINWSYRNNLSRVDVILRENNSSDSEYFIYDSSGQRVRKVSERKCGSLREIEEKLYLGNFEIKRIKKKSDHLESQILDRQSLHIMDGKSRIAITDIWLKDDLNRETEKTMERKFRYQLNNNLGSACLEVDEKVNIISCEEYFPYGGTSFIAGRDKREVKLKEYRYCGKERDDSTGFYYYGARYYLPWLGRWINPDPAGTVDGLNLYSFVKGNPVNFIDTSGKVGGSWLHLLYGGLTALAVGLIGGAAVGTGDYASPVVAALAGLAGMLFNKDKSALGALAIAGAGAIGSAVGGYVGRGTMSKLKEKDWQTTSVARTGLVASGLTGGTIGSLGVLAVQAVTRQFNTHNILMGAIAGFGGGILASGAQFGLFKPGDAKVPTMPVRAELKDLLPYQTRAFDRHYLELNPNPEELITNLKPKHFTVIDEETQQRVKCDLVAVHGYPRFSFVQSVHGDYNQYIDKEKLVQLLQQAGFPHQDSTTGKNIPIKLATCFGGFWESWFSTAQLVADKLGTEVYAHRWPVTVAQQSPWKKFTPN from the coding sequence ATGGGAAATAAAATAAAGAGTTTTACAAACCAAAAAGATAAAAGCAAAATATCCTTCACCGAACTGTCTCTGCCCAAAGGGGGAGGAGCCATTAAAGGAATTGGTGAAACCTTTCAGCCTGACCCTTTCTCTGGTACTGCCAACCTTTCCATCCCTGTTCAAATGTCACCCTGCCGTGATTTCGAGCCGAAAATAAGTCTAAATTATAATTCGGGGACAGGCAATGGCATTTTCGGAATCGGTTTCTCTATTTCCATTCCCAACATTTCAAGGAAAACCGAAAAAGGAATTCCAAGGTATAACGACACAGATACTTTTCTTTTCTCAAACGCCGAGGATCTTGTATCTAAAATGGTAAAGAACCAAGAGGGAAGCTGGGTCAAGGAAGAAAGACATGTGGAAGAAAACAGAGTCGGTTGGAAAGTTCTCTCATACATACCTAGAATTGAGGGACTGTTTGCCCAAATAGAATACTGGCAGAATTCCTGGGAATCATTTTGGAAGGTAACCACCAAGGACAATACAACCTCCATTTATGGGCAAAGCGAAAATGCAAGAATAGCAGACCCTCACGACAATACTCGCGTTTTTAAATGGCTTATCGAAAAAACCTACGATGCCAAAGGAAATAAGATAGAGTATTTTTACAAACAGGAAGATAATGAAAATGCGCCGGACAATATCTGTGAAAAGAACCGGACATACGCAACAAATAAATATGTAAGCAGCATTAAATACGGCAACTATTTGGATGGCAAAGGTGAGGAAGCCTGGGCATTCGAAGTGGTTTTCGATTATGGACAATACGATATTTCAGACCAATACTTAAGCCAGCCCGGTTGCAACCCTTACATTCCTGCCAGGAAGTGGCCTGCCAGGCAAGACCCCTTTTCCTCTTACCGAAGCGGGTTTGAAATACGTACCTTGCGTTTGTGTCGGAATATTCTAATGTTCCACCATTTTAAAAAAGAATTGGGAGAAACACCCTGTCTAGTCAAGGCCACCCAACTGACATATAGGGAACCAGCGCAACAGTTACAGAATAGTAACAACCCTTTTACCAAAATACTTCAGCTTTCCCAGGTAGAATTGAAGGGTTTCAAAAGGAAAGAAAACGGCAGTTATCAATTTAGATCCATGCCGTCGCTTAAGCTTACCTATTCATGCCTGATGCCGGCAGGTGGAAAATTCGATACTTTGAAAGTTGGGAACAGTACGGCCGTGCCCGTAAGTACAGGGCAAATACGTTATAATTTTGTAGACCTTTATGGAGACGGCATCCCAGGCCTTTTATACAGCGACGATAAGGCCACGTTGTATTGGAAGCCCAAAGGTAATGGTGAATATGAGTATCCCGAACCAGCTGCACAATTTCCCATTGAAAAGGATTTAAAAAAAGGCGAATACACCTTGGTGAGCCTTGAGGGCAATGGCAGGCTTGACCTGGTGGTGGGTACCCCGCAAAGGGGCGGCTTTTATGAAGGTAATCCCGATGGTTCTTGGCATTCTTACCGAGATTTCGCAACCTATCCCCTGGATTTCACTAATTCCCATAAAGAGATGATCGATATGAACGGAGATGGTCTGGCAGATCTCTTGCTTTACGAGGATAATACCGCAAAGATTTATCCTTCATTGAAGAAAAAGGGTTACGGTATTCCTACAAGGGCCAGTCTGTCAGAGGATTATCCCACAACAAGCAACGGATATGCAGAAGAAGTCTTAAGTTATGCCGATATGTTTGGCGACGGCATGGCGCACCGAGTAAGAATCCGTAACGGCAGCGTTGAGTGCTGGCCCAATCTTGGGCACGGACGCTTTGGTAAAAGGGTATTGTTTGCAAATGCACCGCGTTTTGGGGATACTCTGGACGCTTCACGCCTGTTTCTTGCAGACTTGGACGGTACCGGTATGACAGATCTCATTTATGCTTATCCAGATAAAGTTCAGGTTTTTTTTAACCAGGGCGGCAACAGTTTTAGTCCCCCCCTATCCATACCTCTGCCTGAAACATATAGCAATCTGGACCAGCTCGGTTTTGCCGACGTGAAAGGTAATGGGACTGCCTGCCTGGTTTTTATTAAAACAGGCGCCAATGCAAAGCAATACTATTATGATTTTTCTGAAGGAACAAAGCCCTACCTTTTAACCGGCATTGATAACAATCTGGGGGCGTTAACAAACATAAAATATACCAGCTCGGTAAAGTATTATCTGCATGATAAAATGGCGGGCAAGCCATGGAAAACCAAACTTCCTTTTCCCGTCCAGGTGGTGGAAAAAGTAGAAAGCATAGACAAAATTTCTGGTCTAAAGCTAACAACCCAATACAAATACCATGACGGCTTCTACGATTCTGTGGAAAGGGAATTCCGAGGCTTTGGCTTTGTGGAGGAAACGGATAGCGAGGATTTCTTTACTTATGCGAAACCCGGTCTACTTGAGAACGTTGCATTTTATGGCCTAGAAGAGGAACACCATGTGCCGCCTGTCCTGACAAAAAGGTGGTATCATATCGGAGCCTGCATTGAAGAAGGGGTTGTGTCAAAACAGTGTGAAAAAGAATATTACCAGCAGGATAAAAGGGGCTTTTCAATACCCGATAGTACCTTTGATGATGTTGTCCGACAAGGTTGCGCCGAAACCCTAAGGCAAGCTTACAGGGCACTGAAGGGCCAGGTTATTCGAGAGGAGGTATATGCCCTTGATTATATTGAGGGTCGGACGGGCCATCCCTATACAGTAACCGAAACAAATTTTCATGTAAGGCTAATACAGCCATTAATAGGTGAGAATAGGGCAGTGTTTTCTGTTTATAAAAAGGAAACGGTTAGCTTTAATTATGAGCGTAATCCTAACGACCCGCAGATACAGCACGAATTTATTCTTGCTGTGGATGACTTTGGTAATGTAAAAAAGTCCTGTCGTGTGTTTTATCCCAGGCGCGCCACCCCCAAGGACGCAGTTTCGGTAGTTCATCCAGAACAAACCAAAATCAAAGCAATTGTGGATTTGCACTCTTTTATTAACAACAGTTTGGATTTTTGGTTGTTAGGCATTTCCTACGAAAGCAAAACACTGGAAATTGGCGCTTTGGATCTACAGGGACAAGCTTGTTTTAGCTTTACAAAAATAAAAGACCAGGTTGGCCGGGCCTTGCAAAACTGTATTAGAAACGATGAGAAGTTTTCTAGTGACAAAGTACAGGCCAGACTGCTTTCCTGGGAAAGAAATTATTTCTGGAATGAAGCCCAGGATGCACCTCTCCCCCTTGGGCAAATTACAGACAAGGCATTGTTGCATCACTCTGAAGAAGCGGTATTCTCTCAGGAACTGCTAAACACAGTATTTAATGGCAAAGCGACCATTGATATGCTGGAAAAGGAAGGAGGGTACGCCTTTCAAGAGGGATATTGGTGGAACAGGGGTCTGGTCCAGCATTATTTGAAGGACAGATTCTTGTTGCCGTGGAAAACAGAAAATTCTTACACTTCTTTCCCTTCATCCCTGTATGCTAAAGCAGTTTATGAATACGACCAGTATAGCCTTGCTCCTGTTAAAGCAACCAAGTTTATTACTGATAAAATAACAAATACTTCCAGTGCTTTGCTCGACTATACCATACTATTGCCCGTACAAATCACAGATATCAACGATAACGTCTCCCAGGCTTTTTTTGATCCTTTGGGTATGGTTATCGCCACATCTGTTTTTGGTACAATGGGCGGTAAACCAGCGGGAGATAGAGATTTAAAGGAATACAAGGCAATTCCCCAGGTGGACACGACATTTGACGATGTGCTTGCCAATCCCCATAAATACCTGCAGGATGCCACGACCTATTTCTATTACGATCTGTCTGCCTGGAAAAACAAAGGTCAGCCAGCTCGTTCAGTTCAGTTGACCAGGGAAACCCACGTCAGTGACCTAGCCGCTGGTGAAAAAAGTGGTATGCACATCCAAATAAACTATAGTGACGGATTTGGCAGGGAAATTGAAAAGAAACTTAAGGCTGATGCAGGGGAAGCTGTTTTAAGGGATAATGCAGGAAAACCCGTTTACGATGCAGCGGGCAAAATTGTTAAGGATTTTGCCCAGGATCGCTGGATTGTATCTGGCAGAACCGTTTACAACAACAAAGCCAAGCCTATAAAGCAGTTTATTCCCTATTTTTCAGCCACGCCAGATTATGAACTGCAGAAGGACATCGATCCCATTTTGCCCAAGCCCACAATAATTTATTACGATCCTTTGCTTAGGGTGGTAAAAACAGTGAATCCCAAAGGATTTTTTTCCAAAGTAGAATTTACGCCTTGGGAGGAAAAGCATTTTGATGAAAATGATACGGTAAGAGACAGTGTTTATTTTAAAAATTTTAAGGAAACTTATTCCAAAGACCCATCACAGGAGCAAAGGGATGAAAAGGATGCTCTGGATAAGGCTTCCCGTTCTTATAATACGCCGGATACAAAGGTTTTGGACAACACAGGTCAGACTTTCCTGGAAATTCGCAATAACCTGGGAGAGATAACGAAAGATATCCTTCAAGATATCGTCAAAGGGACAGAAGTAAATTGCCAAGAGTTGTGGGATGAACTTAAATCAAAAGGATATATTGAAACTGGTGACCCACCTTCGGCAATGGGTTGGGTGTCGGGCAAATTTCGTCCCTATTTTAAGGGGTTTATGTTGGGGCTAGATGGCAGGTACAAACAGTTTGAAGAAAAAATTATAAATTTGTTGAAAGAAAACTGTCTTACCACTTATCATGAATTGGATATTCAAGGAAATGTTCTCTTCTCTGTTGATCCGCGACTTTATTACTCCAACCTGAAGGATCATACGGACTATTACAACTTCAAATATGTTTATGACATGCAAAAAAAACCTCTCTCCGTAGACAGCGCCGACGCGGGTCTAAAGTTAAGTTTGTCCAACATCTTTGGTAATACAGTTCATTCCTGGGATAGCCGCGGTTTTCATACAAGAAAAATGTACGACAGTCTGCAACGTTGTGTTCAGATTGGCGTTGAAGGTAACGACGGACGAGGTCTTGTTTTGCATCAGGCGGTTGAAAAGTTTGTTTATGGAGAATTTTACGAAGAGAAAGAAGAAGCTTCAAAGGATAAGAATTTGCGGGGTCAAGTTTATAAACATTTTGACCAGGCCGGCGTTGTAACTTGCAATCTCTATAACCTGAAAGGTAAGGCAGTGCAAACGGACAGGCAGTTTCTGGCCGATTATAAAAAGGAAGCTAACTGGGATAATGTGAATAAATCCAGTCTGGCAGATGAGCTATTCAGCATTGGCTGCTCCTATGATGCCCTTGAAAGAGTTATTTCAGAAACAGCTCCTGATGGCAGCATTTACACGCATATTTACAATCAAGCTGGTTTGCTCCGGAAAGTTGTTGTGGCTTTCAAGGATGGCAGCGAAGAGGAGTTTATAAAGGACATCCAATACAATGCCAATGGCCAGCGTCTTAAAATAATTTATGGGAACGGTGTGACAACAGAATATTCTTATACAGATCCGGCCTTGCGTTTAACCGATATTTTATCATTGAAACCAGATAGTAATAACACAAAGGATTTCAAGGGTTGTCTCCTGCAAAAAATCCATTATACCTACGATCCGGTGGGCAATGTTACCAGACTGCGGGATAACTCATACCCCACTGTTTTTTACAATCAGCAAAAAGTGGAGCCCTTGAGCGATTATTCATACAACCCTTTATACCAGTTGGTCAGTGCCACAGGCCGCCAGCATCCCGGTATTTTTGACGGGAGTCACAGAGATGGGTTTAAACAAAGCAAATTTATACCCATCAAGTCTTCCAACCCCAATGATGGTACAAGTTTGGAGAACTACCGCCAGGACTATCAGTATGATGAGGCAGGAAACCTGACAAACATAAGGCATATTTCGTCATCGACCTCATGGACAAGGCAGCTTGACATATCGAAGGGTACCAACCGTACTGTTCAAATTGCTTCGTTAAACGGTGCAAAGAATTTCTTCAAAACGGCATACGACCCCTGCGGCAACATGCTAAATCTGGAAAACCTGGCCAGTATAAACTGGAGCTATAGAAATAACCTGTCTAGAGTGGACGTTATTTTAAGGGAAAACAACAGTTCAGACAGCGAATATTTTATTTATGACAGCAGTGGACAGCGGGTTAGAAAGGTGAGCGAACGCAAATGCGGCTCCCTCAGGGAAATAGAGGAGAAGCTTTATCTTGGTAACTTTGAAATTAAACGCATTAAAAAGAAATCGGATCATTTGGAATCGCAAATACTGGACAGACAGTCCCTTCATATTATGGATGGCAAAAGCCGCATAGCCATAACCGACATTTGGCTCAAGGATGACTTAAATCGGGAGACCGAAAAAACCATGGAGCGCAAGTTCCGCTATCAATTGAATAACAACTTGGGTTCAGCTTGCCTGGAAGTTGATGAAAAGGTAAACATAATAAGCTGCGAGGAGTACTTTCCCTACGGCGGCACTTCTTTCATTGCCGGAAGGGATAAGAGGGAAGTCAAACTGAAGGAGTACCGTTACTGCGGCAAAGAAAGGGACGACTCCACAGGCTTTTATTATTACGGTGCCCGCTACTACCTGCCCTGGTTGGGCAGGTGGATCAATCCCGACCCAGCTGGAACGGTGGATGGGCTTAACCTGTATTCCTTTGTAAAGGGAAATCCTGTTAACTTTATCGACACAAGCGGTAAGGTAGGCGGTTCCTGGTTGCACTTGCTCTATGGAGGTCTCACGGCCCTTGCGGTTGGACTGATTGGTGGGGCCGCCGTAGGTACGGGGGACTATGCCTCCCCGGTTGTGGCCGCCCTGGCAGGCTTGGCCGGTATGCTTTTTAACAAAGATAAAAGTGCATTAGGTGCTCTGGCCATTGCTGGGGCAGGTGCCATAGGTTCAGCCGTTGGCGGCTATGTTGGCAGGGGGACGATGTCTAAATTAAAAGAAAAAGACTGGCAGACCACATCTGTGGCCAGAACGGGCCTAGTGGCCTCCGGCTTAACCGGGGGAACAATCGGTTCCCTGGGAGTATTGGCTGTACAGGCAGTCACCAGGCAGTTTAATACCCATAATATCCTAATGGGAGCCATTGCAGGTTTTGGCGGGGGAATTCTGGCTTCGGGTGCCCAATTTGGTTTATTTAAGCCTGGCGATGCAAAAGTGCCAACCATGCCTGTACGAGCAGAATTAAAAGACCTATTACCTTATCAAACCCGAGCTTTTGATAGGCATTACCTGGAACTTAATCCTAATCCTGAAGAATTAATTACCAATCTTAAACCAAAACACTTTACAGTTATTGACGAGGAAACACAGCAAAGGGTCAAGTGCGACTTAGTAGCAGTCCATGGATATCCGCGATTCTCCTTTGTCCAATCGGTGCATGGCGATTACAATCAGTATATTGATAAGGAAAAACTGGTCCAACTTTTGCAGCAGGCTGGTTTTCCCCATCAGGATTCAACCACAGGAAAAAATATACCCATTAAACTTGCTACCTGCTTTGGTGGTTTCTGGGAGAGCTGGTTCAGTACAGCGCAGTTGGTTGCTGACAAGCTGGGGACGGAGGTGTATGCCCACCGCTGGCCGGTCACTGTTGCCCAACAGAGTCCATGGAAAAAATTTACTCCTAATTAA